In the genome of Populus nigra chromosome 9, ddPopNigr1.1, whole genome shotgun sequence, one region contains:
- the LOC133703558 gene encoding cytochrome P450 716B1-like — translation MSLLGAPTVFVCGQAANKFIYTCDDSILANQQPSSIRRLCGERNILELSGHEHKRVRGALVSILKPEVLKQYVGKMDEEVRKHFKIHWHGKKKVLAMPLMKTLTFNVMSSLIFGIEQSAKREILVELFQQLLKGVLSVPINFPFTCFNRSLQAREKIRTIVMDLIHEKRAAMEDQITSPQQDLITTLLSLRNADFSAALSDEEIVDNAILIMIAGHDTTSILLSFLINLLANNPSVYASVLQEQEEIARSKVSEDLLTWDDLQRMRYTWRVATESLRMTPPVFSFFRKVLKDFEYEGYLIPKGWQVIWAACMTHMDECIFPNPSDFDPGHFDKQAPVPPYSFVAFGGGARICPGYEFTRLETLITIHYLVNRFTWKLCHPNISFSRDPLPIFKDGLEIEIEPKIPTKVN, via the exons ATGAGCCTTTTGGGGGCTCCAACAGTATTCGTATGCGGTCAGGCTGCAAATAAGTTCATCTACACCTGTGATGATAGCATACTTGCCAATCAGCAACCATCGTCTATAAGAAGGCTTTGCGGCGAGAGGAATATCCTAGAATTGAGTGGCCATGAGCACAAGCGTGTTAGAGGAGCTCTTGTATCGATTTTAAAGCCTGAAGTGTTGAAGCAATATGTTGGTAAGATGGATGAAGAAGTCAGAAAGCATTTCAAGATTCATTGGCATGGAAAGAAGAAGGTTTTG GCAATGCCATTGATGAAGACTCTTACCTTCAACGTTATGAGCTCACTGATATTCGGAATAGAGCAAAGTGCAAAAAGAGAGATTCTTGTAGAGCTCTTCCAACAACTGCTGAAGGGTGTTCTTTCTGTACCAATCAATTTTCCCTTCACATGCTTCAACCGTAGCCTCCAAGCTAGAGAAAAAATCAGAACGATTGTCATGGATCTGATTCATGAAAAGAGGGCTGCAATGGAGGATCAAATCACCTCTCCTCAACAAGATCTTATCACCACACTGCTTAGTCTCAGAAATGCGGACTTTTCAGCAGCATTATCTGATGAGGAAATAGTAGATAATGCTATCCTTATAATGATAGCAGGACATGACACAACTTCCATCCTCCTCAGTTTCTTGATCAATCTTTTAGCCAATAATCCATCTGTTTATGCCAGCGTTCTTCAAG AACAAGAGGAGATTGCCAGGAGTAAGGTCTCCGAGGACCTTTTGACATGGGATGATCTCCAAAGAATGAGATACACATGGAGAGTAGCGACGGAGTCTCTAAGGATGACGCCTCCAGTGTTTTCCTTCTTCAGGAAGGTCCTAAAAGATTTTGAATATGAAGGATACCTAATTCCCAAAGGATGGCAG GTAATCTGGGCAGCCTGCATGACACACATGGACGAGTGTATCTTCCCAAATCCATCAGATTTTGATCCGGGACATTTTGACAAACAGGCACCAGTTCCTCCATATAGTTTCGTGGCATTCGGAGGAGGAGCTAGAATATGTCCTGGATATGAATTTACAAGACTTGAAACTCTGATAACAATACATTACCTAGTGAACAGGTTTACATGGAAGCTATGTCACCCAAACATTTCCTTTTCAAGGGATCCATTGCCCATTTTCAAGGATGGACTGGAGATAGAAATTGAGCCAAAGATCCCTACCAAAGTCAACTGA
- the LOC133702897 gene encoding 15.4 kDa class V heat shock protein: MELSIYHQPSPWYYLLANPALFSYLPTPENHVNWSETPESHIYSADLPGVRKEEIKLEVEDSRYLIIRTEAIDESTQPVKSFNRKFRPPGGIDIEGISAGFEDGVLTVTVPRAFRRRGFFIDPEDVPERLQVLARAA, translated from the exons ATGGAGCTGTCCATCTATCATCAACCTTCACCATGGTACTATCTCCTTGCAAACCCAGCCCTCTTCTCCTATCTCCCCACCCCTGAAAACCATGTCAACTGGTCTGAAACCCCTGAGTCACACATCTATTCTGCTGACCTCCCTG GTGTGAGGAAAGAAGAGATAAAACTGGAGGTAGAGGATTCAAGGTACCTCATAATTAGAACTGAGGCTATTGATGAATCAACTCAGCCTGTCAAGTCCTTCAATAGAAAATTCAGGCCTCCTGGTGGGATTGATATTGAGGGAATATCAGCAGGATTTGAAGACGGTGTCTTGACAGTTACTGTACCGAGAGCTTTTAGGAGGAGGGGATTCTTTATTGACCCAGAAGATGTGCCTgaaaggctacaagttcttgcTAGGGctgcttga
- the LOC133703901 gene encoding uncharacterized protein LOC133703901, with the protein MDLHLKNLFGRFQEQFGSGPGLGPGSSTCLMKVEGVSPNFIKSIYKGSAALYRTEPWKRLRPWHLFGIRVGKDSDWSGKKQPFPCVQFIGGDGGDVGFYMFRSESDAKKMTGPRETIRVPNVELLRVSYEPEALMFPSNKRMIKSLSLEASGTDRFPVIDVARCMSSGELRFRNPTLEELRFVYAFMRAISLVHPLLQEDKDGAPKWSRMMYFETFIETVDVQWPPEMAKGHDLVAVTVSHPPGQAYEEKASSTASSTPTKYAEPPREEVFVDVRVNSNGVLRQCTLCEKEVHGDQSQCCAQCRAVVYCSSLCQKQHWKETHKSMCGLYKAMMEREEELAMKIFLFPCSADQPCKWLESLGIHQKGMWRRKCGCYAHCPLGLLPVKGGLWDSWGGLDDEEYPRDSPFHNHVRDGISSPILLSGWSEYYNLRSLPLSSPVADILSHPFTVYYILTALNISSKNLLLKGKEVILHYLGPEGELDWMPAFAEIGHLLNGSGNIHIVMVGPEVPTNLSGTTSGISSRVRVNLVRGNYQDEATYLPSPHIIVALNCGLESYSAWGGALELIKSRGVPAFFTEQSEILCANAKQVLRGAGLHITHPVTPNPFRSPVKTHCLSNNLPSYSNGFVLGVNT; encoded by the coding sequence ATGGATTTGCATTTGAAGAATTTGTTTGGTAGATTTCAGGAGCAATTTGGTTCTGGTCCCGGGCTTGGTCCTGGATCAAGTACATGTCTAATGAAGGTAGAGGGAGTTTCTCCTAATTTCATTAAGTCTATATATAAAGGTTCTGCTGCTCTTTATAGAACTGAACCGTGGAAAAGATTGCGTCCTTGGCATCTTTTTGGTATCCGGGTAGGGAAGGATTCGGATTGGTCCGGCAAGAAACAGCCTTTTCCTTGTGTTCAGTTCATAGGAGGTGATGGTGGGGATGTTGGGTTTTATATGTTTCGATCTGAAAGTGATGCTAAGAAGATGACTGGACCGAGAGAGACAATTCGTGTTCCAAATGTTGAGCTTTTGAGGGTCTCGTATGAACCTGAGGCGTTGATGTTTCCTTCAAATAAGAGAATGATCAAGTCTTTGTCATTGGAAGCATCGGGTACTGATAGGTTTCCTGTGATTGATGTTGCACGTTGTATGTCTTCTGGTGAACTTCGGTTTAGGAATCCAACTCTTGAAGAGCTTAGGTTTGTGTATGCCTTCATGAGAGCTATTTCTCTTGTGCATCCACTACTCCAGGAAGATAAAGATGGTGCTCCAAAATGGTCAAGGATGAtgtattttgaaacatttattgAGACTGTGGATGTTCAATGGCCTCCAGAAATGGCCAAGGGTCATGACCTTGTTGCAGTTACTGTCTCCCATCCTCCTGGTCAGGCATATGAGGAAAAGGCTAGCTCAACAGCTAGCTCGACACCCACCAAGTATGCTGAACCACCAAGGGAGGAGGTCTTTGTTGATGTAAGAGTAAATTCAAATGGTGTCTTGAGGCAGTGTACATTGTGCGAGAAAGAAGTTCATGGAGACCAGTCTCAATGTTGTGCGCAGTGTCGCGCTGTGGTCTACTGCAGTTCTCTGTGCCAGAAGCAGCACTGGAAGGAAACACACAAGAGCATGTGTGGTCTTTACAAGGCTATGatggaaagagaagaagagctGGCAATGAAAATCTTTTTGTTCCCATGTTCAGCTGACCAGCCTTGTAAATGGCTTGAGTCACTGGGCATCCATCAAAAAGGCATGTGGAGAAGGAAGTGTGGTTGCTATGCTCACTGCCCTCTTGGTCTCCTTCCTGTCAAAGGTGGGCTTTGGGACTCATGGGGTGGGCTGGATGATGAGGAGTACCCTCGTGATTCCCCTTTTCACAACCATGTAAGAGATGGAATATCAAGCCCAATCCTTCTTTCTGGTTGGTCAGAGTACTATAATCTTCGGTCGCTGCCCTTATCAAGCCCTGTTGCTGACATTCTCTCTCACCCATTTACAGTTTATTACATATTAACTGCTCTTAATATTAGTTCGAAGAACCTGTTACTCAAAGGGAAAGAGGTGATTCTTCACTACCTTGGTCCTGAAGGGGAGTTAGATTGGATGCCTGCATTTGCAGAGATTGGCCATTTGCTGAATGGATCAGGAAATATACATATTGTAATGGTGGGACCGGAAGTTCCAACTAACTTGTCAGGCACAACTTCAGGAATAAGTAGTAGAGTGAGGGTGAATCTTGTGAGAGGTAATTATCAGGACGAAGCCACCTATCTTCCTTCTCCACATATCATTGTTGCATTGAACTGTGGGTTGGAGAGCTATTCTGCTTGGGGAGGAGCACTTGAATTGATAAAATCTAGAGGTGTTCCAGCCTTCTTCACTGAGCAGTCTGAAATTTTATGTGCGAATGCAAAGCAGGTTCTTCGCGGAGCTGGATTACACATTACACATCCAGTGACACCAAATCCTTTCCGCTCTCCAGTCAAGACTCACTGTCTTTCAAACAATCTTCCTTCATATAGTAATGGTTTTGTGCTTGGGGTGAATACATGA